The following coding sequences lie in one Melopsittacus undulatus isolate bMelUnd1 chromosome 9, bMelUnd1.mat.Z, whole genome shotgun sequence genomic window:
- the MAN2A2 gene encoding alpha-mannosidase 2x isoform X3, with amino-acid sequence MKLKKQVTVCGAAIFCVAVFSLYLMLDRVQHDPARHQSGGNFPRSQISVLQNRIEQLEQLLEENHDIISHIKDSVLELTAHAEGQPALPHHAHNGSWLLPPESRPSFLSVSPQDCQFALGGKGQSPDVQMLAVYSLLPFDNQDGGVWKQGFDITYEPNEWDAEPLQVFVVPHSHNDPGWIKTFDKYYYDQTQHILNSMVLKLQEDPRRRFIWSEISFFAKWWDNISAQKRAVVRRLVGNGQLEMVTGGWVMTDEANSHYFAMIDQLIEGHQWLEKNIGVTPRSGWAVDPFGYSSTMPYLLKRSNLTGMLIQRVHYSIKKHFAATQNLEFMWRQTWDTDSSTDIFCHMMPFYSYDIPHTCGPDPKVCCQFDFKRLPGGRINCPWKVPPRAITDANVAERAQLLLDQYRKKSKLYRSKVLLVPLGDDFRYDKPQEWDAQFLNYQRIFDFLNSQPNLHVQAQFGTLSDYFDALYKRVGIVPGMKPPGFPVLSGDFFSYADREDHYWTGYFTSRPFYKSLDRVLETHLRGAEILFSLALAHARRAGADGTYPLSDYTLLSNARRNLGLFQHHDAIAGTAKEVVAVDYGVRLLQSLTNLKRVIINAAHYLVLGDKDTYHHDPAAPFLSTDETRPSQDSLPERTVVKVDVSPRFLVVFNPLEQERLSVVQVLVNSPHVRVLSEEGQPLPAQLSAHWGSDTETVPDVYQVSVLARLPALGLRVLQLHKSSEGRAAPQSSVRLYLPGLNLPMRRQEPVPVHVLPAGTEDICLENQHLRACFSGRSGLLQSIRRAGDEREHRVSSEFLIYGTRASKDKSGAYLFLPDGEAKPYAPSELPVVRVTEGPLFSEVTSYYQHVQTVVRLYNVPGVEGLSLDVSCLVDIRDQINTELALRFSTDINSEDTFFTDLNGFQIQPRRYRRKLPLQGNFYPMPTMAYIQDTQSRLTLHTAQALGVTSLGSGQLEVILDRRLMQDDNRGLGQGLKDNKRTRNRFRILLERRTTASQPHFFSTLASMFKALGFPGTRTGSPEAQDERPISFPSLLSHITSMHLNSDALVMPVAQEEPSPPVLRSFVPLSTTLPCDFHILNLRTLQAEDESLPSAEAALILHRKGFDCSLEAKNLGFNCTTSQGKLALGSLFQGLELGSLQPTSLTLMYPLGTASNSTNIHMDPMEIATFRIRLG; translated from the exons ATGAAGCTGAAGAAGCAGGTGACGGTGTGCGGAGCTGCCATCTTCTGCGTGGCCGTCTTCTCCCTGTACCTGATGCTGGACCGGGTGCAGCACGACCCTGCACGCCACCAGAGCGGGGGCAACTTCCCCAGG AGCCAGATCTCGGTGCTGCAGAACCGCATcgagcagctggagcagctgctggaggagaaccACGACATCATCAGCCACATCAAGGACTCGGTGCTGGAGCTGACGGCACATGCCGAGGGGCAGCCGGCGCTGCCCCACCACGCACACAATGgctcctggctgctgcctccCGAGAGTCGCCCAAGCTTCCTCTCCGTGTCCCCCCAGGACTGCCAGTTTGCGCTGGGGGGCAAGGGCCAGAGCCCGGACGTGCAG ATGCTGGCTGTGTATTCCCTGCTGCCCTTTGACAACCAGGATGGAGGTGTATGGAAGCAGGGCTTTGACATCACCTACGAGCCCAACGAGTGGGATGCTGAGCCCCTGCAGGTGTTTGTGGTGCCGCACTCCCACAACGACCCTG gcTGGATCAAGACCTTCGACAAGTACTACTATGACCAGACGCAGCACATCCTCAACAGCATGGtgctgaagctgcaggaggaccCGCGCCGCCGCTTCATCTGGTCCGAGATCTCCTTCTTTGCCAAGTGGTGGGACAACATCAGTGCCCAGAAGCGGGCTGTGGTGCGCAG GCTGGTTGGCAACGGGCAGCTGGAGATGGTGACGGGTGGCTGGGTGATGACTGATGAGGCCAATTCCCACTACTTTGCCATGATCGATCAGCTGATCGAGGGGCACCAGTGGCTGGAGAAGAACATTG GTGTGACGCCGCGGTCGGGCTGGGCCGTTGACCCCTTTGGGTACAGCTCCACCATGCCCTACCTGCTGAAGCGCTCCAACCTGACGGGCATGCTCATCCAGCGCGTGCACTACTCCATCAAGAAGCACTTTGCGGCCACCCAGAACTTGGAGTTCATGTGGAGACAGACATGGG ACACAGACTCCAGCACCGATATCTTCTGCCACATGATGCCCTTCTACAGCTACGATATACCCCACACGTGTGGGCCAGACCCCAAGGTCTGTTGCCAGTTTGACTTCAAGCGCTTGCCAGGTGGCCGGATCAACTGCCCATGGAAGGTGCCTCCTCGCGCCATCACCGATGCCAACGTGGCAGAGCG agcccagctgctgctggaccagTACCGCAAGAAGTCCAAGCTGTACCgcagcaaggtgctgctggtgccCCTGGGGGATGACTTCCGCTACGACAAGCCGCAGGAGTGGGATGCCCAGTTCCTCAACTACCAGCGCATCTTTGACTTCCTCAACTCGCAGCCCAACCTGCACGTCCAG GCACAGTTTGGGACCCTCTCCGACTACTTTGATGCCCTGTACAAGAGGGTGGGCATCGTGCCGGGGATGAAGCCGCCTGGGTTCCCGGTGCTGAGTGGGGATTTCTTCTCCTATGCGGACCGGGAGGATCACTACTGGACAGGCTACTTCACCTCCCGGCCCTTCTACAAGAGCCTGGACCGGGTGCTGGAGACCCATCTCCG GGGCGCAGAGATCCTGTTCAGCCTGGCGCTCGCCCATGCCCGCCGCGCTGGTGCTGATGGCACATACCCGCTCTCTGACTACACACTGCTGAGCAATGCCCGCCGCAACCTGGGCCTCTTCCAGCACCACGATGCCATCGCTGGGACCGCCAAGGAGGTTGTGGCCGTTGACTATGGAGTCCG gctgctccagtcCCTCACGAATCTCAAGCGCGTCATCATCAATGCTGCACATTACCTGGTGCTGGGGGACAAGGACACCTACCACCatgatcctgctgctcccttccTCAGCACG GATGAGACGCGCCCCAGCCAGGACTCCCTCCCCGAGAGAACTGTGGTCAAAGTGGATGTCTCACCCCG gttcctggtggtgttcaaccCGCTGGAGCAGGAGCGCCTGAGTGTGGTGCAGGTGCTGGTGAACTCCCCGCACGTGCGGGTGCTCTCCGAGGAGGGGCAGCCGCTGCCTGCCCAGCTCAGCGCACACTGGGGCTCTGACACGGAGACAGTGCCTGACGTCTACCAG GTGTCTGTCCTGGCGCGCCTGCCTGCACTGGGGCTGcgggtgctgcagctgcacaagtCCTCGGAGGGCCGCGCGGCACCACAGTCCTCTGTGCGCCTGTACCTGCCTGGCCTCAACCTGCCCATGCGCAGGCAGGAGCCTGTGCCCGTGCACGTGCTGCCGGCCGGCACCGAGGACATCTGCCTGGAGAACCAGCACCTGCGGGCATGCTTCTCGGGGCGCTCGGGGCTGCTGCAG AGCATCCGCCGAGCTGGGGACGAGCGGGAGCACAGGGTGAGCAGTGAGTTCCTCATCTATGGCACCAGGGCCTCCAAGGACAAGAGCGGAGCCTATCTGTTCCTGCCTGATGGCGAGGCCAAG CCCTACGCTCCCAGTGAGCTCCCAGTGGTGCGGGTGACGGAGGGACCCCTCTTCTCTGAGGTCACCAGCTACTACCAGCATGTCCAGACTGTGGTGCGGCTCTACAATGTGCCAG GGGTGGAGGGGCTGTCCCTGGATGTATCGTGTCTGGTGGACATCCGTGACCAGATCAACACGGAGCTGGCCCTGCGCTTCAGCACTGACATCAACAGCGAAGACACCTTCTTCACGGACCTCAATGGCTTCCAG ATCCAGCCCCGCAGGTACCGGCGGAAGCTGCCGCTCCAGGGCAACTTCTACCCCATGCCCACCATGGCCTACATCCAGGACACGCAGAGCCGGCTGACCCTGCACACAGCCCAGGCCCTGGGGGTCACCAGCCTCGGCAGCG GCCAGCTCGAGGTCATCCTGGACCGGCGCCTCATGCAGGACGACAACCGGGGCCTGGGCCAAGGGCTGAAGGACAACAAGCGGACACGCAACCGGTTCCGCATCCTGCTGGAGCGCCGCACCACTGCCAGCCAG CCGCA CTTCTTTTCCACGCTGGCCTCCATGTTTAAAGCCTTGGGCTTCCCTGGCACCAGGACTGGCAGCCCAGAG GCACAGGATGAGCGCCCGATCagcttcccctccctgctgAGCCACATCACGTCCATGCACCTGAATTCCGATGCCCTGGTCATGCCCGTGGCCCAGGAGGAGCCGTCCCCACCAGTCCTGCGCTCCTTCGTGCCCCTTTCCACCACCCTCCCCTGCGACTTCCACATCCTTAACCTGCGGACgctgcaggcagag GATGAATCACTGCCCTCGGCAGAGGCAGCCCTGATCCTGCACCGCAAAGGCTTTGACTGCAGCCTGGAGGCCAAGAACCTGGGGTTTAACTGTACCACCAGCCAGGGCAAG CTGGcgctgggcagcctgttccaggggctggagctgggctccctgcagcccaCGTCACTGACGCTGATGTACCCACTGGGCACGGCCTCCAACAGCACCAACATCCACATGGACCCCATGGAAATCGCCACCTTCCGCATCCGCCTTGGGTAG
- the MAN2A2 gene encoding alpha-mannosidase 2x isoform X2 codes for MKLKKQVTVCGAAIFCVAVFSLYLMLDRVQHDPARHQSGGNFPRSQISVLQNRIEQLEQLLEENHDIISHIKDSVLELTAHAEGQPALPHHAHNGSWLLPPESRPSFLSVSPQDCQFALGGKGQSPDVQMLAVYSLLPFDNQDGGVWKQGFDITYEPNEWDAEPLQVFVVPHSHNDPGWIKTFDKYYYDQTQHILNSMVLKLQEDPRRRFIWSEISFFAKWWDNISAQKRAVVRRLVGNGQLEMVTGGWVMTDEANSHYFAMIDQLIEGHQWLEKNIGVTPRSGWAVDPFGYSSTMPYLLKRSNLTGMLIQRVHYSIKKHFAATQNLEFMWRQTWDTDSSTDIFCHMMPFYSYDIPHTCGPDPKVCCQFDFKRLPGGRINCPWKVPPRAITDANVAERAQLLLDQYRKKSKLYRSKVLLVPLGDDFRYDKPQEWDAQFLNYQRIFDFLNSQPNLHVQAQFGTLSDYFDALYKRVGIVPGMKPPGFPVLSGDFFSYADREDHYWTGYFTSRPFYKSLDRVLETHLRGAEILFSLALAHARRAGADGTYPLSDYTLLSNARRNLGLFQHHDAIAGTAKEVVAVDYGVRLLQSLTNLKRVIINAAHYLVLGDKDTYHHDPAAPFLSTDETRPSQDSLPERTVVKVDVSPRFLVVFNPLEQERLSVVQVLVNSPHVRVLSEEGQPLPAQLSAHWGSDTETVPDVYQVSVLARLPALGLRVLQLHKSSEGRAAPQSSVRLYLPGLNLPMRRQEPVPVHVLPAGTEDICLENQHLRACFSGRSGLLQSIRRAGDEREHRVSSEFLIYGTRASKDKSGAYLFLPDGEAKPYAPSELPVVRVTEGPLFSEVTSYYQHVQTVVRLYNVPGVEGLSLDVSCLVDIRDQINTELALRFSTDINSEDTFFTDLNGFQIQPRRYRRKLPLQGNFYPMPTMAYIQDTQSRLTLHTAQALGVTSLGSGQLEVILDRRLMQDDNRGLGQGLKDNKRTRNRFRILLERRTTASQAQDERPISFPSLLSHITSMHLNSDALVMPVAQEEPSPPVLRSFVPLSTTLPCDFHILNLRTLQAEDESLPSAEAALILHRKGFDCSLEAKNLGFNCTTSQGKLALGSLFQGLELGSLQPTSLTLMYPLGTASNSTNIHMDPMEIATFRIRLG; via the exons ATGAAGCTGAAGAAGCAGGTGACGGTGTGCGGAGCTGCCATCTTCTGCGTGGCCGTCTTCTCCCTGTACCTGATGCTGGACCGGGTGCAGCACGACCCTGCACGCCACCAGAGCGGGGGCAACTTCCCCAGG AGCCAGATCTCGGTGCTGCAGAACCGCATcgagcagctggagcagctgctggaggagaaccACGACATCATCAGCCACATCAAGGACTCGGTGCTGGAGCTGACGGCACATGCCGAGGGGCAGCCGGCGCTGCCCCACCACGCACACAATGgctcctggctgctgcctccCGAGAGTCGCCCAAGCTTCCTCTCCGTGTCCCCCCAGGACTGCCAGTTTGCGCTGGGGGGCAAGGGCCAGAGCCCGGACGTGCAG ATGCTGGCTGTGTATTCCCTGCTGCCCTTTGACAACCAGGATGGAGGTGTATGGAAGCAGGGCTTTGACATCACCTACGAGCCCAACGAGTGGGATGCTGAGCCCCTGCAGGTGTTTGTGGTGCCGCACTCCCACAACGACCCTG gcTGGATCAAGACCTTCGACAAGTACTACTATGACCAGACGCAGCACATCCTCAACAGCATGGtgctgaagctgcaggaggaccCGCGCCGCCGCTTCATCTGGTCCGAGATCTCCTTCTTTGCCAAGTGGTGGGACAACATCAGTGCCCAGAAGCGGGCTGTGGTGCGCAG GCTGGTTGGCAACGGGCAGCTGGAGATGGTGACGGGTGGCTGGGTGATGACTGATGAGGCCAATTCCCACTACTTTGCCATGATCGATCAGCTGATCGAGGGGCACCAGTGGCTGGAGAAGAACATTG GTGTGACGCCGCGGTCGGGCTGGGCCGTTGACCCCTTTGGGTACAGCTCCACCATGCCCTACCTGCTGAAGCGCTCCAACCTGACGGGCATGCTCATCCAGCGCGTGCACTACTCCATCAAGAAGCACTTTGCGGCCACCCAGAACTTGGAGTTCATGTGGAGACAGACATGGG ACACAGACTCCAGCACCGATATCTTCTGCCACATGATGCCCTTCTACAGCTACGATATACCCCACACGTGTGGGCCAGACCCCAAGGTCTGTTGCCAGTTTGACTTCAAGCGCTTGCCAGGTGGCCGGATCAACTGCCCATGGAAGGTGCCTCCTCGCGCCATCACCGATGCCAACGTGGCAGAGCG agcccagctgctgctggaccagTACCGCAAGAAGTCCAAGCTGTACCgcagcaaggtgctgctggtgccCCTGGGGGATGACTTCCGCTACGACAAGCCGCAGGAGTGGGATGCCCAGTTCCTCAACTACCAGCGCATCTTTGACTTCCTCAACTCGCAGCCCAACCTGCACGTCCAG GCACAGTTTGGGACCCTCTCCGACTACTTTGATGCCCTGTACAAGAGGGTGGGCATCGTGCCGGGGATGAAGCCGCCTGGGTTCCCGGTGCTGAGTGGGGATTTCTTCTCCTATGCGGACCGGGAGGATCACTACTGGACAGGCTACTTCACCTCCCGGCCCTTCTACAAGAGCCTGGACCGGGTGCTGGAGACCCATCTCCG GGGCGCAGAGATCCTGTTCAGCCTGGCGCTCGCCCATGCCCGCCGCGCTGGTGCTGATGGCACATACCCGCTCTCTGACTACACACTGCTGAGCAATGCCCGCCGCAACCTGGGCCTCTTCCAGCACCACGATGCCATCGCTGGGACCGCCAAGGAGGTTGTGGCCGTTGACTATGGAGTCCG gctgctccagtcCCTCACGAATCTCAAGCGCGTCATCATCAATGCTGCACATTACCTGGTGCTGGGGGACAAGGACACCTACCACCatgatcctgctgctcccttccTCAGCACG GATGAGACGCGCCCCAGCCAGGACTCCCTCCCCGAGAGAACTGTGGTCAAAGTGGATGTCTCACCCCG gttcctggtggtgttcaaccCGCTGGAGCAGGAGCGCCTGAGTGTGGTGCAGGTGCTGGTGAACTCCCCGCACGTGCGGGTGCTCTCCGAGGAGGGGCAGCCGCTGCCTGCCCAGCTCAGCGCACACTGGGGCTCTGACACGGAGACAGTGCCTGACGTCTACCAG GTGTCTGTCCTGGCGCGCCTGCCTGCACTGGGGCTGcgggtgctgcagctgcacaagtCCTCGGAGGGCCGCGCGGCACCACAGTCCTCTGTGCGCCTGTACCTGCCTGGCCTCAACCTGCCCATGCGCAGGCAGGAGCCTGTGCCCGTGCACGTGCTGCCGGCCGGCACCGAGGACATCTGCCTGGAGAACCAGCACCTGCGGGCATGCTTCTCGGGGCGCTCGGGGCTGCTGCAG AGCATCCGCCGAGCTGGGGACGAGCGGGAGCACAGGGTGAGCAGTGAGTTCCTCATCTATGGCACCAGGGCCTCCAAGGACAAGAGCGGAGCCTATCTGTTCCTGCCTGATGGCGAGGCCAAG CCCTACGCTCCCAGTGAGCTCCCAGTGGTGCGGGTGACGGAGGGACCCCTCTTCTCTGAGGTCACCAGCTACTACCAGCATGTCCAGACTGTGGTGCGGCTCTACAATGTGCCAG GGGTGGAGGGGCTGTCCCTGGATGTATCGTGTCTGGTGGACATCCGTGACCAGATCAACACGGAGCTGGCCCTGCGCTTCAGCACTGACATCAACAGCGAAGACACCTTCTTCACGGACCTCAATGGCTTCCAG ATCCAGCCCCGCAGGTACCGGCGGAAGCTGCCGCTCCAGGGCAACTTCTACCCCATGCCCACCATGGCCTACATCCAGGACACGCAGAGCCGGCTGACCCTGCACACAGCCCAGGCCCTGGGGGTCACCAGCCTCGGCAGCG GCCAGCTCGAGGTCATCCTGGACCGGCGCCTCATGCAGGACGACAACCGGGGCCTGGGCCAAGGGCTGAAGGACAACAAGCGGACACGCAACCGGTTCCGCATCCTGCTGGAGCGCCGCACCACTGCCAGCCAG GCACAGGATGAGCGCCCGATCagcttcccctccctgctgAGCCACATCACGTCCATGCACCTGAATTCCGATGCCCTGGTCATGCCCGTGGCCCAGGAGGAGCCGTCCCCACCAGTCCTGCGCTCCTTCGTGCCCCTTTCCACCACCCTCCCCTGCGACTTCCACATCCTTAACCTGCGGACgctgcaggcagag GATGAATCACTGCCCTCGGCAGAGGCAGCCCTGATCCTGCACCGCAAAGGCTTTGACTGCAGCCTGGAGGCCAAGAACCTGGGGTTTAACTGTACCACCAGCCAGGGCAAG CTGGcgctgggcagcctgttccaggggctggagctgggctccctgcagcccaCGTCACTGACGCTGATGTACCCACTGGGCACGGCCTCCAACAGCACCAACATCCACATGGACCCCATGGAAATCGCCACCTTCCGCATCCGCCTTGGGTAG
- the MAN2A2 gene encoding alpha-mannosidase 2x isoform X1: protein MKLKKQVTVCGAAIFCVAVFSLYLMLDRVQHDPARHQSGGNFPRSQISVLQNRIEQLEQLLEENHDIISHIKDSVLELTAHAEGQPALPHHAHNGSWLLPPESRPSFLSVSPQDCQFALGGKGQSPDVQMLAVYSLLPFDNQDGGVWKQGFDITYEPNEWDAEPLQVFVVPHSHNDPGWIKTFDKYYYDQTQHILNSMVLKLQEDPRRRFIWSEISFFAKWWDNISAQKRAVVRRLVGNGQLEMVTGGWVMTDEANSHYFAMIDQLIEGHQWLEKNIGVTPRSGWAVDPFGYSSTMPYLLKRSNLTGMLIQRVHYSIKKHFAATQNLEFMWRQTWDTDSSTDIFCHMMPFYSYDIPHTCGPDPKVCCQFDFKRLPGGRINCPWKVPPRAITDANVAERAQLLLDQYRKKSKLYRSKVLLVPLGDDFRYDKPQEWDAQFLNYQRIFDFLNSQPNLHVQAQFGTLSDYFDALYKRVGIVPGMKPPGFPVLSGDFFSYADREDHYWTGYFTSRPFYKSLDRVLETHLRGAEILFSLALAHARRAGADGTYPLSDYTLLSNARRNLGLFQHHDAIAGTAKEVVAVDYGVRLLQSLTNLKRVIINAAHYLVLGDKDTYHHDPAAPFLSTDETRPSQDSLPERTVVKVDVSPRFLVVFNPLEQERLSVVQVLVNSPHVRVLSEEGQPLPAQLSAHWGSDTETVPDVYQVSVLARLPALGLRVLQLHKSSEGRAAPQSSVRLYLPGLNLPMRRQEPVPVHVLPAGTEDICLENQHLRACFSGRSGLLQSIRRAGDEREHRVSSEFLIYGTRASKDKSGAYLFLPDGEAKPYAPSELPVVRVTEGPLFSEVTSYYQHVQTVVRLYNVPGVEGLSLDVSCLVDIRDQINTELALRFSTDINSEDTFFTDLNGFQIQPRRYRRKLPLQGNFYPMPTMAYIQDTQSRLTLHTAQALGVTSLGSGQLEVILDRRLMQDDNRGLGQGLKDNKRTRNRFRILLERRTTASQAQDERPISFPSLLSHITSMHLNSDALVMPVAQEEPSPPVLRSFVPLSTTLPCDFHILNLRTLQAEQDESLPSAEAALILHRKGFDCSLEAKNLGFNCTTSQGKLALGSLFQGLELGSLQPTSLTLMYPLGTASNSTNIHMDPMEIATFRIRLG, encoded by the exons ATGAAGCTGAAGAAGCAGGTGACGGTGTGCGGAGCTGCCATCTTCTGCGTGGCCGTCTTCTCCCTGTACCTGATGCTGGACCGGGTGCAGCACGACCCTGCACGCCACCAGAGCGGGGGCAACTTCCCCAGG AGCCAGATCTCGGTGCTGCAGAACCGCATcgagcagctggagcagctgctggaggagaaccACGACATCATCAGCCACATCAAGGACTCGGTGCTGGAGCTGACGGCACATGCCGAGGGGCAGCCGGCGCTGCCCCACCACGCACACAATGgctcctggctgctgcctccCGAGAGTCGCCCAAGCTTCCTCTCCGTGTCCCCCCAGGACTGCCAGTTTGCGCTGGGGGGCAAGGGCCAGAGCCCGGACGTGCAG ATGCTGGCTGTGTATTCCCTGCTGCCCTTTGACAACCAGGATGGAGGTGTATGGAAGCAGGGCTTTGACATCACCTACGAGCCCAACGAGTGGGATGCTGAGCCCCTGCAGGTGTTTGTGGTGCCGCACTCCCACAACGACCCTG gcTGGATCAAGACCTTCGACAAGTACTACTATGACCAGACGCAGCACATCCTCAACAGCATGGtgctgaagctgcaggaggaccCGCGCCGCCGCTTCATCTGGTCCGAGATCTCCTTCTTTGCCAAGTGGTGGGACAACATCAGTGCCCAGAAGCGGGCTGTGGTGCGCAG GCTGGTTGGCAACGGGCAGCTGGAGATGGTGACGGGTGGCTGGGTGATGACTGATGAGGCCAATTCCCACTACTTTGCCATGATCGATCAGCTGATCGAGGGGCACCAGTGGCTGGAGAAGAACATTG GTGTGACGCCGCGGTCGGGCTGGGCCGTTGACCCCTTTGGGTACAGCTCCACCATGCCCTACCTGCTGAAGCGCTCCAACCTGACGGGCATGCTCATCCAGCGCGTGCACTACTCCATCAAGAAGCACTTTGCGGCCACCCAGAACTTGGAGTTCATGTGGAGACAGACATGGG ACACAGACTCCAGCACCGATATCTTCTGCCACATGATGCCCTTCTACAGCTACGATATACCCCACACGTGTGGGCCAGACCCCAAGGTCTGTTGCCAGTTTGACTTCAAGCGCTTGCCAGGTGGCCGGATCAACTGCCCATGGAAGGTGCCTCCTCGCGCCATCACCGATGCCAACGTGGCAGAGCG agcccagctgctgctggaccagTACCGCAAGAAGTCCAAGCTGTACCgcagcaaggtgctgctggtgccCCTGGGGGATGACTTCCGCTACGACAAGCCGCAGGAGTGGGATGCCCAGTTCCTCAACTACCAGCGCATCTTTGACTTCCTCAACTCGCAGCCCAACCTGCACGTCCAG GCACAGTTTGGGACCCTCTCCGACTACTTTGATGCCCTGTACAAGAGGGTGGGCATCGTGCCGGGGATGAAGCCGCCTGGGTTCCCGGTGCTGAGTGGGGATTTCTTCTCCTATGCGGACCGGGAGGATCACTACTGGACAGGCTACTTCACCTCCCGGCCCTTCTACAAGAGCCTGGACCGGGTGCTGGAGACCCATCTCCG GGGCGCAGAGATCCTGTTCAGCCTGGCGCTCGCCCATGCCCGCCGCGCTGGTGCTGATGGCACATACCCGCTCTCTGACTACACACTGCTGAGCAATGCCCGCCGCAACCTGGGCCTCTTCCAGCACCACGATGCCATCGCTGGGACCGCCAAGGAGGTTGTGGCCGTTGACTATGGAGTCCG gctgctccagtcCCTCACGAATCTCAAGCGCGTCATCATCAATGCTGCACATTACCTGGTGCTGGGGGACAAGGACACCTACCACCatgatcctgctgctcccttccTCAGCACG GATGAGACGCGCCCCAGCCAGGACTCCCTCCCCGAGAGAACTGTGGTCAAAGTGGATGTCTCACCCCG gttcctggtggtgttcaaccCGCTGGAGCAGGAGCGCCTGAGTGTGGTGCAGGTGCTGGTGAACTCCCCGCACGTGCGGGTGCTCTCCGAGGAGGGGCAGCCGCTGCCTGCCCAGCTCAGCGCACACTGGGGCTCTGACACGGAGACAGTGCCTGACGTCTACCAG GTGTCTGTCCTGGCGCGCCTGCCTGCACTGGGGCTGcgggtgctgcagctgcacaagtCCTCGGAGGGCCGCGCGGCACCACAGTCCTCTGTGCGCCTGTACCTGCCTGGCCTCAACCTGCCCATGCGCAGGCAGGAGCCTGTGCCCGTGCACGTGCTGCCGGCCGGCACCGAGGACATCTGCCTGGAGAACCAGCACCTGCGGGCATGCTTCTCGGGGCGCTCGGGGCTGCTGCAG AGCATCCGCCGAGCTGGGGACGAGCGGGAGCACAGGGTGAGCAGTGAGTTCCTCATCTATGGCACCAGGGCCTCCAAGGACAAGAGCGGAGCCTATCTGTTCCTGCCTGATGGCGAGGCCAAG CCCTACGCTCCCAGTGAGCTCCCAGTGGTGCGGGTGACGGAGGGACCCCTCTTCTCTGAGGTCACCAGCTACTACCAGCATGTCCAGACTGTGGTGCGGCTCTACAATGTGCCAG GGGTGGAGGGGCTGTCCCTGGATGTATCGTGTCTGGTGGACATCCGTGACCAGATCAACACGGAGCTGGCCCTGCGCTTCAGCACTGACATCAACAGCGAAGACACCTTCTTCACGGACCTCAATGGCTTCCAG ATCCAGCCCCGCAGGTACCGGCGGAAGCTGCCGCTCCAGGGCAACTTCTACCCCATGCCCACCATGGCCTACATCCAGGACACGCAGAGCCGGCTGACCCTGCACACAGCCCAGGCCCTGGGGGTCACCAGCCTCGGCAGCG GCCAGCTCGAGGTCATCCTGGACCGGCGCCTCATGCAGGACGACAACCGGGGCCTGGGCCAAGGGCTGAAGGACAACAAGCGGACACGCAACCGGTTCCGCATCCTGCTGGAGCGCCGCACCACTGCCAGCCAG GCACAGGATGAGCGCCCGATCagcttcccctccctgctgAGCCACATCACGTCCATGCACCTGAATTCCGATGCCCTGGTCATGCCCGTGGCCCAGGAGGAGCCGTCCCCACCAGTCCTGCGCTCCTTCGTGCCCCTTTCCACCACCCTCCCCTGCGACTTCCACATCCTTAACCTGCGGACgctgcaggcagag CAGGATGAATCACTGCCCTCGGCAGAGGCAGCCCTGATCCTGCACCGCAAAGGCTTTGACTGCAGCCTGGAGGCCAAGAACCTGGGGTTTAACTGTACCACCAGCCAGGGCAAG CTGGcgctgggcagcctgttccaggggctggagctgggctccctgcagcccaCGTCACTGACGCTGATGTACCCACTGGGCACGGCCTCCAACAGCACCAACATCCACATGGACCCCATGGAAATCGCCACCTTCCGCATCCGCCTTGGGTAG